From Calothrix sp. PCC 6303, a single genomic window includes:
- a CDS encoding GAF domain-containing protein, whose product MTLPNAGSVLATLTELTQVNLANPLLHRVQDISVNEFACLLDFITAEFEQFLRAIDLLNNEALETMLEKVLEAITSKIGQILQAEHTTIFLVDNDKGQLWSKVPQDHVHKNLEIRTPMTVGIPGHVASTGTCLNIAEISTHPLFSPELERQMGYKIHNILCMPVMSSKNQVVAVVQLANKTGDTAFSSEDEDRFRDFATAIGIILESCQSFYVAARNQRGVTALLRATQTLGQSLDLEVTLQIVMEQARILMQADRSTLFLHRKEMNELWTKVAAADDETVMEISIPSNKGIVGYVASTGEALNINDAYKDPRFDPTTDQKTGYFTRNILCLPVFNSANELIGVTQLINKQKGSFTASDEEFMRAFNIQAGIALENARLFESVLLEKQYQKDILQSLSDAVISTNMEGKIVTINDAALELLGCNLCEGIGKSNKLFWEHHILNRFVWDIVPIENLQMRLQDSLKTGAKHYVPEQNLTVGIYRIPDISSQDKDSISQNYHSILAVRKSTPETLGDSPTLREANATETLRERTTPQVFIPWNQPLTPQSQLLSANQIQQIERSINLTVNPLTNPEGGVRGGLVVLEDISREKRMKTTMYRYLTPHVAEQVMELGEDALMVGERKDVTILFSDIRGYTTLTENLGAAEVVSLLNQYFETMVEAVFNHEGTLDKFIGDALMAVFGAPLPLTENHAWKSVQAALEMRKRLEEFNQRRIIEQQPSINIGIGLSSGEVVSGNIGSHKRMDYTVIGDGVNLSSRLEGITKEYGCDIILSEFTYNLCSDRIWARQLDKIRVKGKHQAVNIYELISDRTTPPDANTQEFISHYHAGRDAYSSRDFATAIDCFEAARKIRPQDYAVKIHIERAANYLHKPPFASWDGVWTTSQK is encoded by the coding sequence ATGACACTTCCCAACGCTGGTAGCGTCTTGGCTACATTAACTGAACTCACACAAGTAAACCTGGCTAATCCCCTACTGCACCGAGTTCAAGACATTTCTGTGAATGAATTTGCTTGCTTACTCGATTTTATTACTGCCGAATTTGAGCAATTTCTACGGGCAATTGATTTACTCAATAACGAAGCCCTAGAAACCATGCTAGAAAAGGTACTGGAAGCAATCACATCGAAAATTGGTCAAATACTCCAAGCAGAACACACAACGATTTTTTTGGTTGATAATGATAAGGGACAACTCTGGTCAAAAGTCCCTCAAGATCATGTCCATAAAAATTTAGAAATTCGCACACCCATGACGGTGGGAATACCAGGTCACGTCGCCAGCACAGGGACATGTTTAAACATAGCAGAAATATCAACTCATCCTTTATTTAGCCCAGAATTAGAACGGCAAATGGGCTACAAAATTCATAATATTTTATGTATGCCTGTGATGAGTAGTAAAAATCAGGTTGTTGCCGTTGTTCAGTTGGCAAATAAAACAGGTGATACAGCTTTTAGTAGCGAAGATGAAGATAGATTTCGTGACTTTGCAACAGCAATTGGCATAATTTTAGAAAGCTGTCAATCTTTTTATGTGGCAGCGCGAAATCAGCGAGGTGTTACTGCACTTTTGCGGGCAACCCAAACTCTGGGGCAAAGTTTGGATTTAGAAGTAACTTTGCAAATTGTAATGGAACAAGCCAGAATTTTGATGCAAGCTGATCGTAGTACGCTATTTTTGCATCGTAAAGAGATGAACGAATTATGGACAAAAGTAGCGGCAGCAGATGACGAAACTGTGATGGAAATCAGCATTCCTTCTAATAAGGGAATTGTTGGTTATGTGGCTTCCACTGGAGAAGCTTTGAATATAAATGATGCTTACAAAGATCCACGTTTTGACCCGACAACTGACCAAAAAACCGGATACTTTACACGAAACATTTTGTGTTTACCTGTGTTTAATTCAGCAAATGAATTAATTGGAGTCACACAGTTAATTAATAAGCAAAAGGGAAGTTTTACGGCTTCCGATGAAGAATTTATGCGAGCCTTTAATATCCAAGCTGGAATTGCTTTGGAAAATGCTCGTTTATTTGAAAGTGTTCTACTGGAAAAGCAGTATCAAAAAGATATTTTACAAAGCCTTTCTGATGCAGTAATCTCCACCAACATGGAAGGCAAAATTGTCACAATTAATGATGCTGCTTTAGAACTATTAGGCTGTAACCTATGCGAAGGCATAGGTAAAAGTAATAAACTATTTTGGGAGCATCATATCCTCAACCGTTTTGTTTGGGATATAGTGCCAATCGAAAACTTACAAATGCGCTTACAAGATAGTTTAAAAACCGGAGCTAAACATTATGTTCCTGAACAAAATTTAACTGTAGGAATATACCGAATTCCAGATATTTCTAGCCAGGATAAAGACTCTATAAGTCAGAATTATCACTCGATTTTAGCAGTCCGCAAATCCACTCCGGAAACACTTGGCGATTCTCCTACCCTGCGGGAAGCTAACGCAACGGAGACACTTCGTGAACGCACTACTCCCCAAGTCTTTATTCCTTGGAATCAACCACTCACCCCCCAGTCTCAGCTACTGAGTGCTAACCAGATCCAGCAAATTGAACGTAGCATCAATCTCACTGTCAACCCCCTAACTAACCCAGAAGGAGGTGTACGGGGGGGACTGGTGGTATTGGAAGATATCAGCCGCGAAAAACGCATGAAAACCACCATGTATCGCTATCTCACTCCCCATGTTGCCGAACAGGTGATGGAATTGGGGGAGGATGCATTAATGGTGGGGGAACGAAAAGATGTCACCATTCTATTTTCCGATATTCGCGGATACACGACACTTACGGAAAATCTTGGTGCTGCTGAAGTGGTTTCGCTGCTAAATCAATATTTTGAAACGATGGTGGAAGCAGTTTTCAACCACGAAGGTACCCTAGATAAATTTATTGGTGATGCACTAATGGCTGTATTTGGGGCACCTTTACCGCTTACGGAAAACCACGCTTGGAAATCTGTCCAAGCAGCTTTAGAAATGCGAAAACGTCTCGAAGAATTTAATCAACGCCGTATCATTGAGCAACAACCTTCGATTAATATTGGTATTGGTTTAAGTTCTGGGGAAGTGGTTTCTGGGAATATTGGTTCCCATAAGCGGATGGACTATACAGTTATTGGGGATGGGGTAAATTTGAGTTCTCGCCTAGAAGGTATAACTAAAGAATATGGTTGTGATATTATTTTAAGCGAATTTACTTACAATTTGTGCAGCGATCGCATTTGGGCAAGACAGCTAGATAAAATCCGCGTCAAAGGGAAACACCAAGCTGTGAATATCTATGAATTAATTAGCGATCGCACTACACCACCAGATGCCAATACCCAAGAATTTATTTCACATTATCATGCTGGGAGGGATGCTTACTCATCACGGGATTTTGCCACGGCAATTGATTGTTTTGAAGCCGCAAGGAAAATTCGTCCTCAAGACTACGCTGTAAAAATTCACATCGAACGCGCCGCAAACTACTTACATAAACCCCCATTTGCCTCTTGGGATGGAGTATGGACAACAAGTCAGAAATAA
- a CDS encoding glycosyltransferase family 4 protein, with protein MRIALFTETFLPKVDGIVTRLSHTVDHLQRQGNQVLVVCPEGGMTEYKGAKIYGVSGFPLPLYPELKLALPRPSIGEALERFRPDIIHVVNPAVLGVSGIIHAKLHHVPLIASYHTHLPQYLQHYGLAALEGLLWELLKTAHNQAALNLCTSTAMCNELTAHGIERVDLWQRGVDTETFHPSRVSLEMRSRLSQNHPDNPLLLYVGRLSAEKEIERIKPILTAIPNARLALVGDGPHRQALEKHFAGTNTFFVGYLKGVELGSAFASVDAFIFPSRTETLGLVLLEAMAAGCPVVAANSGGIPDIVTDGVNGYLFDPQADDAGAIAATLRLLAETEEREAIRQNARNEAERWGWAAATRQLHSYYQQVIYSQSTKVAA; from the coding sequence ATGAGAATTGCTCTTTTTACAGAAACCTTTTTGCCCAAGGTAGATGGAATTGTGACCCGTTTAAGCCACACCGTCGATCACCTTCAACGTCAAGGAAACCAGGTATTAGTTGTTTGTCCTGAAGGTGGAATGACCGAGTATAAAGGAGCAAAAATCTATGGTGTGTCAGGTTTTCCACTACCACTGTATCCAGAATTAAAGTTAGCTTTACCCCGTCCTTCCATTGGTGAAGCTTTAGAGCGGTTTCGACCTGATATTATCCATGTAGTTAACCCAGCAGTCTTAGGTGTATCGGGGATAATTCATGCCAAGTTACACCATGTTCCCCTCATCGCTTCATATCACACACATCTACCACAATATCTACAACATTACGGTTTAGCCGCTTTAGAAGGCTTGCTTTGGGAATTACTCAAAACAGCACATAACCAAGCTGCATTGAATTTGTGTACCTCCACAGCAATGTGCAATGAATTAACAGCACATGGAATTGAACGAGTAGATTTGTGGCAACGGGGGGTAGATACCGAAACATTCCATCCCAGTAGGGTTAGTTTGGAAATGCGATCGCGTCTTTCCCAAAACCACCCTGATAACCCATTATTACTTTATGTTGGGCGACTCTCAGCAGAAAAGGAAATTGAACGCATCAAGCCTATTCTCACAGCAATTCCCAACGCCAGATTAGCATTAGTAGGCGATGGACCCCACCGCCAAGCTTTAGAAAAACACTTTGCAGGTACCAACACATTTTTTGTCGGTTATCTCAAAGGGGTGGAATTAGGTTCGGCATTTGCCAGTGTTGATGCATTTATTTTCCCATCCCGCACCGAAACCCTGGGATTGGTACTTTTAGAAGCAATGGCAGCAGGGTGTCCAGTGGTAGCGGCAAATTCCGGAGGAATTCCCGATATTGTCACTGATGGAGTCAATGGTTATTTATTTGACCCGCAAGCTGACGATGCAGGTGCTATAGCTGCCACACTACGACTCTTAGCAGAAACCGAAGAACGAGAAGCCATCCGCCAAAATGCTCGAAATGAAGCGGAACGTTGGGGATGGGCAGCAGCTACCCGTCAATTACACAGTTATTATCAGCAAGTTATCTACTCGCAATCCACAAAAGTTGCAGCGTGA
- a CDS encoding FHA domain-containing protein, with protein sequence MNALTLQWHDDGKNYTQTIYENQSAKNLGTVRIGRDPVRCDIVLSHPTVSGLHIEIFFNLQQHSFMVRNLRSQNPPLIDGQRLVHGELQLHAGSVIFLGQVQLLVISVPEESNVAATVLASPQQQPHRHHQQQPPQQQPRQPLNLQGNYGLECPNCHRISPPKYLDVGCPWCGTSLAAAVSVLVSPKN encoded by the coding sequence ATGAATGCACTAACTTTACAGTGGCATGATGATGGTAAAAACTATACTCAGACAATCTACGAGAATCAATCAGCTAAAAATCTCGGTACCGTTCGTATTGGTAGGGATCCAGTTAGATGTGATATTGTTCTGAGCCATCCTACTGTATCCGGTTTACATATTGAAATATTTTTTAACTTGCAACAGCATAGCTTCATGGTGCGGAACTTGCGATCGCAAAACCCTCCCCTTATAGACGGACAGCGACTAGTTCATGGAGAACTTCAACTACATGCAGGCAGTGTTATTTTTTTGGGACAAGTGCAACTTCTGGTGATATCTGTTCCCGAAGAAAGTAATGTGGCTGCAACTGTTTTGGCATCTCCTCAACAGCAACCTCATCGCCATCATCAACAGCAACCTCCTCAACAGCAACCTCGTCAGCCACTCAACCTTCAGGGAAACTACGGACTAGAATGTCCTAATTGTCACCGAATATCCCCACCCAAGTATTTAGATGTTGGTTGTCCTTGGTGCGGAACTTCCTTAGCTGCGGCTGTTAGCGTTTTAGTTTCTCCCAAAAACTGA
- the nfi gene encoding deoxyribonuclease V (cleaves DNA at apurinic or apyrimidinic sites) translates to MNINQLHSWSLTTQEAKAVQQNLRNLVINQDQFIEPIQYVAGVDMGFTEDGKVSRAAVAVLSFPDLQLVETSIAYRPTEFPYIPGFLSFREIPALLDALQKIKTTPDMILCDGQGTAHPRRFGIACHLGLLVDIPTIGVAKSWFIGQHDALADTKGSWQPLTDKGETIGAVLRTRSGVKPVYVSPGHRISLATAIEYTLNCTTKYRLPETTRIADKLASSR, encoded by the coding sequence ATGAATATTAATCAACTTCACAGTTGGTCATTAACTACCCAAGAAGCAAAAGCAGTTCAACAAAACCTCAGAAACCTAGTCATTAACCAAGATCAGTTTATCGAACCGATTCAATATGTGGCGGGGGTGGATATGGGTTTTACAGAGGATGGTAAAGTTAGCCGCGCTGCGGTAGCTGTGCTGAGTTTTCCAGATTTACAACTGGTGGAAACTAGTATTGCTTATCGTCCCACCGAATTTCCCTATATTCCTGGTTTTCTGTCGTTTCGGGAAATTCCAGCGCTGTTAGATGCTTTACAAAAGATTAAAACTACACCAGATATGATTTTGTGTGATGGTCAAGGGACGGCACATCCTCGAAGATTTGGCATTGCTTGCCATTTAGGTTTACTCGTGGATATACCGACTATTGGTGTAGCTAAATCTTGGTTTATTGGTCAACATGATGCTTTGGCTGATACTAAAGGGAGTTGGCAACCTTTGACAGATAAAGGTGAAACTATTGGTGCAGTCTTACGAACACGCAGTGGTGTGAAACCAGTTTATGTTTCTCCTGGTCATCGAATCAGTTTAGCTACTGCCATTGAATACACTTTAAACTGCACTACTAAGTACCGACTACCAGAAACTACACGCATTGCAGACAAATTAGCTTCTTCAAGGTAA
- the purC gene encoding phosphoribosylaminoimidazolesuccinocarboxamide synthase has translation MSVNKKLYEGKAKVIYSTEDPDILLADFKDDATAFNAQKKGTITGKGVINCIISAKLFAELEKVGVKTHYINSVSPNQMLVRAVKIVPLEVVVRNIAAGSLCQQTGLALGTVLKVPLVDFYYKKDELGDPLLTSDRITLLELATPEQVEAITHLALQINQFLIGFFRQCDITLVDFKLEFGMDSQQQILLADEISPDTCRLWDISTQDDSNRRVLDKDRFRKDLGNVEDAYQEVLQRVLKAVENQQ, from the coding sequence ATGTCTGTGAATAAAAAGTTATACGAAGGTAAAGCCAAAGTTATCTACTCTACGGAAGATCCTGATATTCTACTGGCTGATTTTAAAGACGATGCAACTGCCTTCAACGCTCAAAAAAAGGGAACCATCACCGGAAAAGGAGTTATTAATTGCATTATTTCTGCCAAATTATTTGCAGAATTAGAAAAAGTTGGTGTAAAAACACACTATATAAACAGTGTATCGCCAAATCAAATGCTAGTGCGAGCAGTAAAAATAGTACCCCTAGAGGTAGTAGTCAGGAATATTGCAGCAGGCAGTCTATGTCAGCAAACAGGATTAGCACTTGGCACAGTTTTAAAAGTTCCCCTAGTAGACTTTTACTATAAAAAGGACGAATTAGGCGACCCGCTCTTAACAAGCGATCGCATTACACTCCTAGAACTAGCCACACCGGAACAAGTGGAAGCAATTACTCATCTAGCATTGCAAATCAACCAATTTCTCATTGGGTTTTTTCGGCAATGTGACATAACTTTGGTGGACTTTAAGCTAGAGTTTGGCATGGACTCGCAACAACAGATACTACTAGCAGATGAGATTAGCCCAGATACCTGCCGTTTGTGGGACATTTCCACTCAAGACGATTCCAATCGCCGCGTATTGGATAAAGATCGCTTTCGTAAAGACTTAGGCAACGTGGAAGATGCCTACCAAGAGGTTTTACAACGGGTGTTAAAAGCGGTGGAAAATCAGCAATAG
- a CDS encoding NAD-dependent epimerase/dehydratase family protein yields MKVLVIGGDGYCGWATALYLSNRGYEVAILDSLVRRHWDNELGVATLTPIASIQQRLQRWKDLTGKTIDLFIGDINNYEFLKAALNKFEPTSIIHFGEQRSAPFSMIDREHAVLTQVNNVVGTLNLLYAMKEDFPDCHLVKLGTMGEYGTPNIDIEEGYITIEHNGRKDTLPYPKQPGSMYHLSKVHDSHNIHFACKMWGLRATDLNQGIVYGVLTEETGMDEMLINRLDYDGVFGTALNRFCIQAAVGHPLTVYGKGGQTRGFLDIRDTVRCIEIAIANPAEAGEFRVFNQFTELFSIGDLAGMVKKAGNAIGLNVDINNLENPRIEKEEHYFNAKNTKLLDLGLQPHYLSDSLLDSLLNFAVKYQSRIDGKEILPKVTWHR; encoded by the coding sequence ATGAAAGTCCTGGTTATTGGTGGCGATGGCTATTGCGGTTGGGCAACCGCTCTATACCTCTCTAATCGAGGTTACGAAGTAGCAATTTTAGACAGTTTGGTGCGTCGGCACTGGGATAATGAATTGGGTGTTGCAACCCTGACTCCCATCGCCTCGATTCAGCAACGCCTCCAGCGCTGGAAAGATTTAACTGGTAAGACTATCGACCTTTTTATTGGCGATATTAACAATTACGAGTTTCTGAAAGCAGCGCTGAACAAGTTTGAACCAACATCAATTATCCATTTCGGTGAACAACGTTCGGCACCGTTTTCGATGATTGACCGCGAACATGCGGTATTGACGCAGGTCAATAATGTTGTGGGGACGCTGAATCTACTTTATGCGATGAAGGAGGATTTCCCGGATTGCCATCTGGTGAAGTTGGGAACAATGGGCGAATATGGTACGCCAAACATTGATATTGAGGAAGGATATATCACCATCGAACACAACGGACGTAAAGATACTTTACCGTATCCGAAACAGCCCGGTTCGATGTATCACCTCAGTAAGGTTCATGACAGCCATAATATTCACTTTGCCTGTAAAATGTGGGGCTTGCGGGCTACAGATTTGAATCAGGGCATTGTTTATGGGGTGTTGACCGAAGAAACCGGAATGGATGAGATGTTAATTAATCGTCTCGACTATGATGGTGTGTTTGGCACGGCATTAAATCGTTTTTGTATTCAAGCAGCGGTGGGACATCCTTTGACTGTTTATGGTAAAGGTGGACAAACAAGAGGTTTCTTGGATATTCGAGATACTGTACGTTGTATTGAAATAGCGATCGCTAACCCAGCCGAAGCCGGGGAATTTCGTGTATTTAACCAATTTACCGAACTCTTTAGCATCGGTGATTTGGCGGGAATGGTGAAAAAAGCTGGTAACGCTATCGGCTTAAATGTAGACATCAACAATTTGGAAAATCCTCGGATTGAAAAAGAAGAACATTATTTCAATGCCAAAAATACCAAGTTGTTAGATTTAGGTTTACAACCTCACTATTTATCTGATTCTTTACTTGATTCGCTGTTGAACTTCGCTGTGAAGTATCAAAGCCGCATCGATGGTAAAGAAATTCTGCCAAAGGTCACTTGGCATCGCTAA